The following proteins are encoded in a genomic region of Saccharopolyspora antimicrobica:
- a CDS encoding sensor histidine kinase: MRGLGAEGWSGIAMLLVSAGVGLPVLVGAVDPELPRPMWTAAFAAIFVAVWFLLTSERRNVRLGCFASATALAWLTVLTAPDAGLMPVLLVVIAALGPEVLGMRANFAVVLLNTAVIVASMVVRDLGAADLWISGGFYLLIQVSAVLSVLAIGREKRMRRELTEAHVDLQAATVLLGESARSTERLRIARELHDLVGHQLTVLTLELEAARHRDGEAGREHVERANSVARALLADVRATVGEIRAAPAGSLADALAEIGRAVPGLDVAVDVAADVEVDEEQMTVLVRAVQEIVTNALRHAGAKELWVLVERDGTKVRLTAGDDGRGASPVVPGHGLRGLAERFANAGGDAEFDGSNGFRVAAWVPAR, translated from the coding sequence ATGCGAGGTCTCGGTGCGGAAGGCTGGTCCGGAATCGCCATGCTGCTGGTGTCGGCGGGCGTGGGCCTTCCGGTGCTCGTCGGCGCGGTGGACCCGGAGCTGCCCCGTCCGATGTGGACAGCGGCGTTCGCGGCGATCTTCGTCGCCGTGTGGTTCCTGCTGACCTCCGAGCGCCGCAACGTCCGGTTGGGCTGCTTCGCCTCGGCCACCGCGCTGGCCTGGCTGACGGTGCTGACCGCGCCGGACGCCGGGCTGATGCCGGTGCTGCTGGTGGTGATCGCGGCGCTCGGACCGGAAGTCCTCGGCATGCGGGCCAACTTCGCGGTGGTGCTGCTGAACACCGCGGTGATCGTCGCGAGCATGGTGGTGCGGGACCTCGGCGCCGCGGATCTGTGGATTTCCGGTGGGTTCTACCTGCTGATCCAGGTCTCGGCCGTGCTCAGCGTGCTGGCCATCGGCCGGGAGAAGCGGATGCGCCGGGAGCTGACCGAGGCGCACGTCGACCTCCAGGCCGCGACGGTGCTGCTCGGCGAGTCGGCGCGATCGACCGAGCGGCTGCGGATCGCCCGGGAACTGCACGACCTCGTCGGCCACCAGCTCACCGTGCTGACGCTGGAGCTGGAAGCGGCCCGCCACCGCGACGGCGAGGCCGGGCGCGAACACGTCGAACGAGCGAACTCCGTGGCCCGCGCGCTGCTCGCGGACGTGCGCGCGACGGTAGGCGAGATCCGCGCGGCCCCGGCGGGTTCGCTGGCCGACGCGCTCGCGGAGATCGGCCGCGCGGTGCCGGGGCTGGACGTGGCGGTCGACGTGGCCGCCGATGTGGAAGTGGACGAGGAGCAGATGACGGTGCTGGTGCGTGCGGTCCAGGAGATCGTCACGAACGCGCTGCGGCACGCCGGTGCGAAGGAGCTGTGGGTGCTGGTCGAACGCGACGGGACGAAGGTGCGGCTCACCGCGGGCGACGACGGGCGCGGCGCATCGCCGGTGGTCCCCGGCCACGGCCTGCGCGGCCTGGCGGAGCGCTTCGCGAACGCAGGCGGCGACGCCGAATTCGACGGCAGCAACGGCTTCCGGGTGGCGGCATGGGTGCCGGCCCGATGA
- a CDS encoding response regulator has product MTRVVVVDDQTLVRQGIVTLLELAGVEVVGQADDGAAALDVIEQQEPDVVLLDLRMPRHDGIWTLERLRERACPVPALILTTFDDDTLVLDALRAGARGYLLKDVTVEQLARAVRTLADGGTLIAPSITDRLLRAIQDGPAPVGAESPVAIQELTGRELEVLRLMAEGYSNREIAAALNLADGTVKNHVSTILLKLAARDRTNAVLRALHDGLLR; this is encoded by the coding sequence ATGACGCGGGTGGTGGTCGTCGACGACCAGACCCTGGTCCGCCAGGGCATCGTGACGCTCCTGGAACTGGCCGGCGTGGAGGTGGTGGGCCAGGCCGACGACGGCGCGGCGGCCCTCGACGTCATCGAGCAGCAGGAACCCGACGTGGTGCTCCTCGACCTGAGGATGCCGCGCCACGACGGGATCTGGACCCTGGAACGCCTCCGCGAGCGTGCCTGCCCGGTCCCGGCGCTGATCCTCACCACGTTCGACGACGACACCCTGGTCCTGGACGCCCTGCGCGCCGGAGCACGCGGCTACCTGCTCAAGGACGTGACCGTCGAGCAGCTGGCCCGAGCGGTGCGAACGCTGGCCGACGGTGGAACCCTGATCGCCCCGTCCATCACCGACCGGCTGCTGCGCGCGATCCAGGACGGCCCGGCACCGGTGGGCGCGGAATCGCCGGTGGCGATCCAGGAGCTCACCGGCCGGGAGCTGGAGGTCCTGCGCCTGATGGCCGAGGGCTACAGCAACCGCGAGATCGCGGCGGCCCTGAACCTGGCGGATGGAACGGTGAAGAACCACGTCTCCACGATCCTCCTGAAACTAGCGGCCAGAGACAGGACCAACGCAGTCCTCAGAGCCCTCCACGACGGCCTCCTCCGCTGA
- a CDS encoding glycerophosphodiester phosphodiesterase has product MLRRTVVAAAAALVASIGLAPAVVAAPVATAAKTDVATIAHRGASAYAPENTLAAVRLGVRMRADLVEIDVQQTKDGELVVIHDNTLARTTDAEQKFPDRGPWRISDFTLAEIRTLDAGSWKAPEFAGERVPTLAEVLDVLQRGPSGLLLEAKSPELYPGITERIADELRARPSWVRPDHKARNLVVQSFNWDFIRDFHDLLPGVQVGVLGAPSVDQLAEVATYSNQVNPNHAQATPEYIAAVHAHGMSINPYTVNDAPLMRTLIDRGVDGIISDRPDVLREEIGKARR; this is encoded by the coding sequence ATGTTGCGCCGGACCGTGGTTGCCGCGGCAGCCGCACTGGTGGCCTCGATCGGCCTGGCACCCGCAGTGGTCGCCGCGCCCGTCGCCACCGCCGCCAAGACCGATGTGGCCACCATCGCCCACCGCGGGGCATCCGCGTACGCGCCGGAGAACACCCTCGCCGCGGTGCGGCTCGGGGTCCGGATGCGCGCGGACCTGGTCGAGATCGACGTCCAGCAGACCAAGGACGGCGAGCTGGTCGTCATCCACGACAACACGCTGGCGCGCACCACCGACGCCGAGCAGAAGTTCCCGGACCGCGGGCCGTGGCGGATCTCCGACTTCACCCTCGCCGAGATCCGCACCCTGGACGCCGGTTCGTGGAAGGCCCCGGAGTTCGCCGGTGAGCGCGTCCCGACGCTGGCCGAGGTGCTCGACGTGCTGCAGCGCGGACCGTCGGGCCTGCTGCTGGAGGCGAAGTCGCCGGAGCTGTACCCGGGCATCACCGAGCGCATCGCCGACGAGCTCCGGGCGCGGCCGTCGTGGGTCCGCCCCGACCACAAGGCCCGCAACCTGGTGGTGCAGAGCTTCAACTGGGACTTCATCCGCGACTTCCACGACCTGCTGCCGGGCGTGCAGGTGGGCGTGCTGGGTGCGCCGTCCGTGGACCAGCTCGCCGAGGTGGCCACCTACTCGAACCAGGTCAACCCGAACCACGCGCAGGCCACTCCGGAGTACATCGCCGCGGTCCACGCGCACGGGATGAGCATCAACCCGTACACGGTCAACGACGCGCCGCTGATGCGGACGCTGATCGACCGCGGGGTGGACGGGATCATCAGCGACCGCCCCGACGTGCTCCGCGAGGAGATCGGCAAGGCGCGACGCTGA
- a CDS encoding AraC family transcriptional regulator produces the protein MKPLARYAALNSYVDVSRALGIEPARMMREAGLDPAGIAVQDRWIPAAAVALLLERSAAISGHQDFGLLLAERRRFANLGPLSLVIREEPDVRSALTILLRHEHMYNEALRMRMAVLNGLATVRVAFELGDQTETRQAAELALGTLHRLLRGFLGPLWQPVAVCFAHRAPADPTTHQRVFGSMLKFEQDFNGITFYEHDLDAPNKMSDPLMRTYAYQFLDSLETPKDTSALERVRELIELLLPTGRCSVEQVARSLGVDRRTVHRQLADAGETFSSLLQATRAELAANLVGNQRYTFTEITDLLSFSSPGNFSRWFRAHFACSPSQWRSRHRNSD, from the coding sequence ATGAAGCCGCTGGCTCGCTACGCAGCGCTGAACAGCTACGTCGACGTCAGCCGCGCCCTGGGCATCGAACCGGCACGGATGATGCGGGAGGCCGGGCTCGATCCGGCGGGCATCGCGGTCCAGGACCGGTGGATTCCCGCCGCGGCCGTCGCACTGCTCCTCGAACGTTCGGCGGCGATCTCCGGGCACCAGGACTTCGGGCTGCTGCTGGCCGAACGCCGCCGCTTCGCCAACCTCGGGCCGCTGAGCCTGGTCATCCGCGAGGAGCCGGACGTCCGCAGCGCACTGACGATCCTCCTCCGCCACGAGCACATGTACAACGAAGCGCTGCGGATGCGAATGGCCGTGCTGAACGGATTGGCGACCGTCCGCGTCGCGTTCGAGTTGGGCGATCAGACCGAGACCAGGCAGGCGGCAGAGCTCGCCCTGGGCACCTTGCACCGGCTGCTGCGCGGATTCCTCGGGCCGCTCTGGCAGCCGGTCGCCGTATGCTTCGCCCACCGAGCACCTGCGGACCCCACCACGCACCAGCGGGTATTCGGCTCGATGCTCAAGTTCGAGCAGGACTTCAACGGGATCACGTTCTACGAGCACGACCTCGACGCGCCCAACAAGATGTCGGATCCGCTCATGCGCACCTACGCCTACCAGTTCCTCGATTCCCTGGAGACACCGAAGGACACCTCCGCGCTGGAGCGGGTCCGGGAACTGATCGAGCTCCTGCTTCCCACCGGCCGGTGCTCGGTCGAGCAGGTCGCGCGCAGCCTCGGCGTGGACCGGCGGACGGTGCACCGGCAACTCGCCGACGCCGGCGAGACGTTTTCATCGCTTCTGCAGGCGACGAGGGCGGAGCTGGCCGCGAACCTGGTGGGAAACCAGCGCTACACCTTCACCGAGATCACCGACCTGCTGTCGTTCTCCTCACCGGGCAACTTCTCCCGCTGGTTCCGCGCCCACTTCGCCTGCAGCCCCAGCCAGTGGCGGTCCCGGCACCGCAACTCCGACTGA
- a CDS encoding TauD/TfdA family dioxygenase — translation MAEVAVESAPVDVLREPCRAAWKPADLGAEWQFGLSPVHLGEVESALRAVRKYGISLLNLTRDRFPLPSLGFELQRIARELEFGRGFAVLKGLPVCRYDVAEINTIFWGMAQHLGVPVSQDAFGRKLARVRCEQELRTGGSDVVALLGSGGWSTVVSSAALYNEILRRDPALVERMYRRFRFDRWGEQLPGEPPYRSVPLACWYEGKLSFRYARRDIESAQRFPGAHGLEPADVALFDLIDELAEEFRFEFDAEPGDIQLFNNYSVLHAHSGTAAAELPRRLWLTLNDGRRLPTEFTWGTGGYGAPRGRGGVEPRDIVDPGN, via the coding sequence ATGGCCGAAGTCGCGGTGGAGTCCGCTCCCGTCGACGTGCTGCGCGAGCCGTGCCGGGCGGCGTGGAAACCGGCTGACCTCGGTGCCGAGTGGCAGTTCGGACTCTCCCCGGTCCACCTCGGCGAGGTCGAGTCCGCGCTGCGAGCGGTGCGGAAGTACGGGATTTCGCTGCTGAACCTCACCCGCGATCGGTTTCCCCTTCCCTCGCTCGGGTTCGAGCTGCAGCGCATCGCACGCGAGTTGGAGTTCGGGCGCGGTTTCGCGGTGCTCAAGGGCCTTCCGGTGTGCCGTTACGACGTGGCCGAGATCAACACGATCTTCTGGGGAATGGCCCAGCACCTGGGCGTTCCGGTCTCGCAGGACGCCTTCGGCCGCAAGCTCGCCCGTGTCCGGTGCGAGCAGGAACTGCGGACCGGTGGGTCCGATGTGGTGGCACTGCTGGGTTCGGGTGGGTGGAGCACCGTCGTCAGCTCTGCGGCGCTGTACAACGAGATCCTCCGCCGCGATCCCGCCCTGGTCGAGCGGATGTACCGGCGGTTCCGGTTCGACCGGTGGGGTGAGCAGCTTCCCGGCGAACCGCCGTACCGCTCGGTCCCGCTGGCGTGCTGGTACGAGGGAAAGCTGAGCTTCCGCTACGCGCGCCGGGACATCGAGTCGGCACAGCGCTTCCCGGGTGCGCACGGGCTGGAGCCCGCCGACGTGGCGCTGTTCGACCTGATCGACGAGCTCGCGGAGGAGTTCCGGTTCGAGTTCGACGCCGAACCGGGCGACATCCAGCTGTTCAACAACTACTCGGTGCTCCATGCGCACTCCGGTACGGCGGCGGCGGAGCTTCCGCGCCGGTTGTGGCTCACGCTCAACGACGGGCGTCGATTGCCAACCGAATTCACCTGGGGGACAGGCGGATACGGCGCTCCGCGCGGACGTGGCGGAGTGGAACCACGGGACATCGTCGATCCCGGGAACTGA
- a CDS encoding quinone oxidoreductase family protein, protein MAKAVRFHQTGGPEVMRWEEVDVADPGPGEVRIRHHAVGLNFADTYFRTGLYPAPLPAGMGVEAAGVVEAVGDGVRHIGEGDRVTYTGSPLGAYSTERVMPAGPLIPLPDEIGFDTAASMTMRGLTTAYLLRRIHPLREGDTVLLHAAAGGLGLIFLQWAKLLGINVIGTVSTDEKAAVARAHGCDHVVVYKREDVAERVREITGGAGVPVVYDSIGAATYQSSLNSLARRGLLVCFGTASGPVPPIDAMQLAVRGSVFVTRPALADYIADPVERAELAGELFDHVATGRIRIGINQRYALEDAVQAHRDLESGRCAGSSVFSL, encoded by the coding sequence ATGGCGAAAGCCGTTCGCTTCCACCAGACCGGTGGACCGGAGGTCATGCGGTGGGAGGAGGTCGACGTCGCCGATCCCGGGCCGGGCGAGGTCCGCATCCGCCACCACGCGGTGGGGCTGAACTTCGCCGACACCTATTTCCGCACCGGTCTCTACCCGGCACCGCTGCCTGCTGGGATGGGCGTGGAGGCGGCGGGTGTCGTTGAGGCCGTCGGTGACGGGGTGCGGCACATCGGGGAAGGCGATCGGGTCACCTACACCGGCAGCCCGCTCGGCGCCTACAGCACCGAGCGCGTGATGCCCGCCGGGCCGTTGATCCCGTTGCCGGACGAGATCGGCTTCGACACGGCCGCGTCGATGACCATGCGCGGGCTCACCACGGCTTACCTGCTGCGCCGCATCCACCCGCTGCGCGAGGGCGACACCGTCCTGCTGCACGCTGCGGCCGGCGGTCTGGGACTGATCTTCCTGCAGTGGGCGAAACTGCTGGGGATCAACGTGATCGGCACGGTCTCGACAGACGAGAAGGCCGCGGTCGCTCGTGCCCACGGTTGTGACCACGTGGTGGTCTACAAGCGCGAGGACGTGGCCGAGCGGGTCCGGGAGATCACCGGTGGTGCGGGAGTTCCGGTCGTCTACGACAGCATCGGCGCGGCCACCTACCAGAGCTCGCTCAACTCGCTGGCCCGCCGAGGGCTGCTGGTGTGCTTCGGTACCGCATCCGGCCCCGTCCCGCCCATCGACGCGATGCAGCTCGCGGTCCGGGGATCGGTGTTCGTCACCCGCCCCGCGCTCGCCGACTACATCGCCGATCCGGTCGAGCGCGCCGAGCTGGCGGGAGAGCTGTTCGACCACGTCGCCACCGGGCGGATCCGGATCGGGATCAACCAGCGCTACGCCCTCGAAGACGCGGTGCAGGCGCACCGAGACCTGGAATCGGGCCGCTGCGCCGGATCTTCGGTCTTCTCGCTCTGA
- a CDS encoding TauD/TfdA dioxygenase family protein: protein MSSAVRTTTIRHEKLTCTIGAELFDVDLGEVARDDELFAELRSLLLRHKVLFLRDQDVSRADHVSFAQRFGALEDHPVAGSDPDHPGLVRIYKDLDSPAEHYENAFHCDATWRAEPPMGCVLRCVEGPEVGGDTIWVDMAAAYEKLPAHVKSQIAGLRARHSIEASFGAALPVEQRHQLKARYPDAEHPVVRTHPETGEQILFVNAFTTHFVNYHTPENVRFGSDYAPGASNLLNYLVAQAAIPEYQVRWRWTENSVAIWDNRSTQHYAVQDYWPAVRKMERAGITGDRPF from the coding sequence ATGTCCAGCGCGGTCCGGACGACCACGATCAGGCACGAGAAGCTCACCTGCACCATCGGCGCCGAGCTGTTCGACGTCGACCTGGGTGAGGTGGCGCGCGACGACGAGCTGTTCGCCGAGCTGCGGTCACTGCTGCTCCGGCACAAGGTCCTGTTCCTGCGGGACCAGGACGTCAGCCGTGCCGACCACGTGTCCTTCGCCCAGCGCTTCGGCGCGCTCGAAGATCACCCGGTGGCCGGCAGCGATCCGGACCACCCGGGGCTGGTGCGGATCTACAAGGACCTCGACAGCCCGGCCGAGCACTACGAGAACGCCTTCCACTGCGACGCGACCTGGCGTGCCGAGCCGCCGATGGGCTGCGTGCTGCGGTGCGTGGAAGGACCTGAGGTCGGCGGCGACACCATCTGGGTCGACATGGCCGCTGCCTACGAGAAGCTCCCCGCCCACGTCAAGAGCCAGATCGCGGGACTGCGCGCCCGGCACAGCATCGAGGCGAGCTTCGGCGCTGCGCTGCCGGTGGAGCAGCGCCACCAGCTGAAGGCCCGCTACCCCGACGCGGAGCACCCGGTGGTGCGCACCCATCCGGAGACCGGTGAGCAGATCCTGTTCGTCAACGCCTTCACCACGCACTTCGTCAACTACCACACGCCGGAGAACGTCCGCTTCGGCAGCGACTACGCCCCCGGTGCGAGCAACCTGCTCAACTACCTGGTCGCCCAGGCGGCGATCCCGGAGTACCAGGTGCGCTGGCGGTGGACGGAGAACAGCGTCGCGATCTGGGACAACCGCTCCACGCAGCACTACGCGGTGCAGGACTACTGGCCCGCGGTCCGCAAGATGGAACGCGCCGGAATCACGGGCGACCGGCCGTTCTGA
- a CDS encoding 3-keto-5-aminohexanoate cleavage protein, whose protein sequence is MHFHDDSLFPENQEKLVITAAPYGPEWEPDDFREDLPLTMDEHVQQAVDCYNAGATVLHIHVRELDGKGSKRLSKFNELLGRLREAVPDMILQVGGSISFAPEGEGAEAKWLSDDTRHMLAELDPAPDQVTIAINTNQMNIMELMTADDIAGTSLTRPAVAEAYREMFVPAGPGWVEEHLKRLRAAGIQPHFQLASIPQLETVERLMRRGAYTGPFMVTWVGIGGGFDGPNPYNMMEFVRRCPDGAVLTLETLMRSVLPVNAMAIAMGLHVRCGNEDTIWGRKGEKKTSVQQIEQLVRIAGELGREVATGKEAREIYRIGETYADAEETLAKVGFAPNRKPGQVGFTHHA, encoded by the coding sequence ATGCACTTCCACGACGATTCGCTGTTCCCGGAGAACCAGGAGAAGCTCGTCATCACGGCGGCGCCGTACGGGCCCGAGTGGGAGCCCGACGACTTCCGGGAGGACCTTCCGCTGACGATGGACGAGCACGTCCAGCAGGCGGTCGACTGCTACAACGCCGGCGCGACGGTGCTGCACATCCACGTGCGCGAGCTCGACGGCAAGGGATCCAAGCGACTGTCCAAGTTCAACGAGCTGCTGGGCAGGCTGCGCGAAGCCGTCCCGGACATGATCCTGCAGGTCGGTGGCTCGATCTCCTTCGCGCCGGAAGGCGAGGGCGCGGAGGCCAAGTGGCTCAGCGACGACACCCGGCACATGCTGGCCGAGCTCGACCCGGCTCCGGACCAGGTGACCATCGCCATCAACACCAACCAGATGAACATCATGGAGCTGATGACCGCCGACGACATCGCGGGCACGTCGCTGACCCGCCCGGCGGTGGCCGAGGCCTACCGGGAGATGTTCGTGCCCGCAGGCCCGGGCTGGGTCGAGGAGCACCTGAAGCGGCTGCGCGCGGCCGGAATCCAGCCGCACTTCCAGCTGGCCAGCATCCCGCAGCTGGAAACCGTCGAGCGGCTGATGCGGCGCGGTGCCTACACCGGACCGTTCATGGTCACCTGGGTCGGCATCGGCGGCGGGTTCGACGGCCCGAACCCGTACAACATGATGGAGTTCGTCCGGCGCTGCCCCGACGGCGCGGTGCTGACGCTGGAAACCCTGATGCGCAGCGTGCTTCCGGTCAACGCGATGGCCATCGCGATGGGACTGCACGTCCGGTGCGGCAACGAGGACACCATTTGGGGCCGCAAGGGCGAGAAGAAGACCTCGGTCCAGCAGATCGAGCAGCTGGTGCGCATCGCGGGCGAGCTCGGCCGCGAGGTGGCCACCGGCAAGGAGGCCCGCGAGATCTACCGGATCGGTGAAACCTACGCCGACGCCGAGGAAACCCTCGCCAAGGTCGGGTTCGCCCCGAACCGCAAGCCCGGTCAGGTCGGTTTCACCCACCACGCCTAG
- a CDS encoding MFS transporter gives MKSHAPSAPQLPGRAAPARSRIYPWIVFALTFGLLLSDYMSRQVLSAVFPFLKAEWGLSDSQLASLTSVVAMMVGLLTFPLSILADRWGRVRSLVLMAVVWSAATLLCAIATDYGQMLGARFLVGVGEAAYGSVGIAVVLSVFAPHVRATLGGAFMAGGSFGSTIGVALGGIIAVQFGWRWALAFMAAIGLVLVVLFRFAVTQRKLDRYQHGPEPEEPKTGRAPLSSLFSNTSVISAYVGSGLQMFVAAVLLAWTPSYLNRYHGMGPDQAGGVSAVLVLLIGAGMIVCGAITDRVSRRCPERRWTTSIGYGAAAAVLMGIGFQLQESTFQLVVIGCGAFFSAGASGPATAMVANLTHTSLRASGFGSLTLANSLLGLAAGPFAIGLLADGLGLLGALQLAPLAYLGAIAALLIGRRRYPAALRKLAALDQRAAGARDWSRS, from the coding sequence ATGAAGTCGCACGCTCCGTCCGCTCCGCAGCTGCCCGGCCGGGCAGCTCCCGCCAGATCGCGGATCTACCCGTGGATCGTCTTCGCCCTGACCTTCGGGCTGCTGCTGTCGGACTACATGTCCAGGCAAGTCCTCAGCGCGGTGTTCCCGTTCTTGAAAGCCGAGTGGGGGCTGTCGGACTCCCAGCTCGCCTCGCTCACCAGCGTGGTGGCGATGATGGTCGGCCTGCTCACCTTCCCGCTGTCGATCCTCGCCGACCGGTGGGGACGGGTCCGCAGCCTGGTGCTGATGGCAGTGGTGTGGAGCGCGGCGACGCTGCTGTGCGCGATCGCCACCGACTACGGGCAGATGCTCGGTGCGCGATTCCTCGTCGGAGTGGGAGAAGCGGCCTACGGCAGCGTCGGAATCGCGGTGGTGCTCAGCGTGTTCGCGCCACACGTCCGCGCCACGCTGGGCGGTGCGTTCATGGCCGGTGGCTCGTTCGGTTCCACGATCGGTGTCGCGCTCGGCGGCATCATCGCGGTCCAGTTCGGCTGGCGCTGGGCACTGGCGTTCATGGCCGCCATCGGACTGGTCCTGGTCGTGCTGTTCCGCTTCGCCGTCACCCAGCGGAAGCTGGACCGCTACCAGCACGGGCCCGAGCCCGAGGAACCGAAGACGGGCCGCGCACCGCTATCCAGCTTGTTCTCCAACACTTCCGTGATCTCCGCCTACGTCGGCAGCGGGCTGCAGATGTTCGTCGCCGCCGTGCTGCTGGCCTGGACGCCCAGCTACCTCAACCGCTACCACGGCATGGGCCCGGATCAGGCCGGTGGCGTCTCTGCGGTTCTGGTCCTGCTCATCGGTGCCGGGATGATCGTCTGCGGGGCCATCACGGATCGGGTGAGCCGACGGTGCCCGGAGCGCAGGTGGACCACCTCGATCGGCTACGGCGCGGCGGCCGCGGTTCTGATGGGAATCGGTTTCCAGCTACAGGAAAGCACTTTCCAGCTGGTGGTGATCGGATGCGGCGCGTTCTTCTCGGCCGGGGCGTCCGGTCCCGCCACCGCGATGGTCGCCAATCTGACCCACACCTCGTTGCGGGCCAGCGGATTCGGGTCGCTCACCCTGGCCAACAGCCTGCTGGGACTGGCCGCGGGCCCGTTCGCGATCGGACTGCTGGCCGACGGACTCGGCCTGCTCGGCGCGCTCCAGCTCGCCCCGCTGGCCTACCTCGGAGCCATCGCGGCCCTGCTGATCGGAAGACGCCGCTACCCGGCCGCACTGCGGAAACTCGCGGCACTCGACCAACGCGCTGCCGGAGCGCGGGATTGGAGCAGGAGTTGA
- a CDS encoding RBBP9/YdeN family alpha/beta hydrolase, whose translation MNDHEIPTTVIVPGLRDHVAEHWQTHLAGTLPNTRTVPPLEHDKLSRAARVAALDRVVSEIVGPVVLVAHSAGVLITVHWAQRHSRPIRGALLATPPDFESPLPDGYPAPDELSDNGWLPVPRKPLPFPSIVVASTNDPLARLAQVADMARDWGGRLVDAGAVGHLNPAAGYGPWPPAEEFVRELGRMDEN comes from the coding sequence TTGAACGACCACGAGATCCCGACCACGGTGATCGTCCCGGGCCTGCGCGACCACGTCGCCGAGCACTGGCAGACCCACCTCGCCGGGACGCTGCCGAACACCCGCACCGTGCCTCCCCTCGAACACGACAAGCTCAGCCGGGCGGCCCGTGTCGCGGCACTGGACCGCGTGGTGTCGGAGATCGTCGGTCCGGTCGTCCTCGTCGCGCACAGCGCCGGAGTGCTGATCACCGTGCACTGGGCGCAGCGGCACTCCCGGCCGATCCGGGGTGCTCTGCTGGCGACTCCGCCCGACTTCGAGTCGCCGCTGCCGGACGGCTACCCGGCACCGGACGAGCTGAGCGACAACGGCTGGCTTCCGGTACCGCGGAAACCGCTGCCGTTCCCCAGCATCGTCGTGGCCAGCACGAACGATCCGCTCGCCCGCCTGGCGCAGGTGGCCGACATGGCCCGGGACTGGGGCGGTCGGTTGGTGGACGCCGGTGCCGTCGGGCACCTCAACCCGGCTGCGGGCTACGGCCCCTGGCCGCCTGCCGAGGAGTTCGTCCGGGAGCTGGGCCGGATGGACGAGAACTGA